The following nucleotide sequence is from Komagataeibacter medellinensis NBRC 3288.
TGGCGGCGGCAATACGGCGGTGGAGGAAGCACTCTACCTGACCCACCACGCCAGCCACGTCACCCTGATCCATCGCCGCGACAGCCTGCGGGCGGAAAAGATCCTGCAGGACCGGCTGCACGCCAACCCCAAGATATCTGTCATATGGAACAGCGCGGTCGAACGCATAACCGGCAACGGCACGCCGCCTGTCGTAACCGGCCTGGAACTGCGCGACACGAAAACCGGCGCGATACATGATATTGCGGTGGATGGGGTGTTCGTTGCCATCGGACATGCGCCCACAACCGCAATTTTCCGTGATATAGTGGAGATCGATACAGACGGTTACATCATGACGACACCCGGTAGCACCCGCACCTCGGTGCCAGGCGTGTTCGCCGCAGGCGACGTGCAGGACAAGATATTCCGCCAAGCCGTAACAGCAGCAGGAACCGGGTGCATGGCGGCCCTGGAAGCCGAACGCTTCCTTGCTGCCACCGTGTAATGAATCAGCAAGAGTCCTTGACCTGCATCGTTATTTCCTTCACCACAACAATTATAGTGTCATAACATCTGGCGCGCCCTTTATTTAGATAGCAAAAGCGGAGTCAACGCGTGGACTGGGATAAACTCCGGATATTTCATGCAGTAGCCGAGGCAGGGTCCTTCACCCATGCTGGCGACGTGCTTAACCTGAGCCAGTCTGCGGTATCGCGGCAGATTTCAGCGCTGGAAGAGGCACTGCAGGTTCCCCTCTTCCACCGGCATGCCCGGGGGCTGATCCTGACCGAACAGGGTGAGACACTGAACCAGACGGTCCGGGAAGTCTTTTCCAAGCTGGCCATGACCCAGTCCCTGCTGACGGAAAGCAAGGAAAAGGCAGCCGGTCGGTTACGGGTCACCACCACAACCGGGTTTGGTACCTGCTGGCTTACGCCACGGCTGCACCGGTTCATGGAAACCAATCCTGACATCTCGATCACCCTGATCCTGGAAGACAACGACCTGGATCTGGGTATGCGGGAAGCGGATGTGGCGGTACGCATGCACCCGCCACGCCAGCCGGACCTGATCCAGCGCCATCTGGCTGACTTCCCGCTGCCGATCTATGCCTCGCAGTCCTACCTCAATGATTACGGCACACCCCGCACGCTTGAGGAACTGAACGCCCACAAGCTGATCCTGTTTGGCGGCTATCACCCGCCCGTGCCGCACATCAACTGGCTGGCGGAAACCGGCGTGCCGTCGGACGAGCGGCGTCAGGCGCGGCTTGAGGTCAACAGCCTGGCCGCCATGGCGGGCGCAATCGCGGCAGGGATCGGAATCGGGTCGATCCCGCTTTATGCGGCATCGCAGTATCCCAATCTGGTCAAGATCCTGCCGGAAGTGCCGCTGCCGACGGTGGATGCCTATTTCGTCTACCCCGAAGAACTGCGCACATCCAAGCGCGTAGCCGTTTTCCGTGACTTCCTGCTGGCGGAAATCAACGCCCGCCACTAAAGAGGCAGGCTGAAAACGATCGCTCTCCAAAAATTACGCAGCCATCAGGCGCCGCCTTTTTTCAAAAAGGCGGCGTTTGCTTTTAATCCCTGAAAAAGCCCCTGCCGCAACCGTCCTTCTGCCGCACAGAACGGTGCACAAGCAGGCATTCCAGTCCGCTCAGAACAACCCTTTAAACAGACGTAACCGGCCAGTCAGTCACTCTTCCGTGCCATGCGCGCGGTTGACACGCTCACGCAGTTCCTTGCCAGCCTTGAAGAACGGCACGACCTTTTCGTCCACCGATACGCTCTCCCCCGTGCGCGGGTTGCGCCCGGTGCGTGCATCACGCTTCTTGACGGTAAAAGCCCCGAAGCCACGCAACTCTACGCGATCACCACGCATCAGGGCATTGCTGACTTCAGCAAATATGACCTGAACAATACGTTCCACTTCCCGGATGGGAAGGTGCGGGCGGGCAGCGGCAAGTTCAGCGATCAATTCTGACCTGGTCATCCTGTTCCCCTTGTTTAAACAAGAAATTAAAGTTTCCAGATCGCAACGGCTCCGTCAAGCATACTACTTTCCTTCAGCACGAATTCCGCTCCCGGCACGGCAGATGCAATCCCTTTTATCATGCGCTGCCATCTGCTGCGGGTGGCAGCAGGGCCGATATCGACCATCTTTGCCGTATCGGACAGATGCGCCTTCCTCGCCAGCCATTCCCTTGCATCGTCCATGCTGCCGATCTCATCAACCAGACCCAGCGGCACGGCCTGCTGGCCGGTATAGGGGCGGCCATCGGCCAGTTCACGCACGCGCGCCACGGGCATGTGGCGGTCCTGCGCCACGACGTTGACAAAAAAGCCATACAGGTCGGACACAACGCCCTGCAGCATGTCGCGTCCCTCGGGGGAAAGAGGTTTCACAACAGAAGGCTGCCCCTTCATCGGGCCGGAGACAAGTTGATCAACATGCACCCCCACCCGATCCAGCAGGGTCGAGACATCAGGCGATTCCAAAATGACCCCGATGGAGCCAGTCAAACTTGAACGATTGGCAAAGATGCGGCTGGCAGGAACCGACACCATGTAACCAGCCGATGCCGCGACACTCCCCATGGAAACGACTACCGGCTTACGCCGCGCAAAGGCTGCCACGGCATCATGCAGCGTCTCGCCACCAGTTACGGCACCGCCGGGGCTGTTGACTTCCAGCACCAGCCCCCTGACCGAATCATCATCGCGCGCCCTGTTCAGGGCCTCGATATTTTCATGCTCATCAGAACCGATGATCCCCTGCACCTTGAGGTGCACAAGATGTGGTGCCCGATGGGCCGCCCATCCGCCGCCCGAGACACGCCCCACCGCCACGATGCAGGCAAGCACAAAAAAAGCCACGGCTCCACCGCGCCATAACAGCAGGCGACGATGGAGCGACGTGGCACGCAAAACGATGTCAGGCTCAGTATCCATGATCATGCAATATCATGGATACCAGCCACACCGAAGATGGGATTTCAGGGTGAACGAACCGTCAGGCCTTGCGGCGGCGGCCCGACTTGGCGGGCGCATCGCCACTACTTGCGGCCATGCC
It contains:
- the trxB gene encoding thioredoxin-disulfide reductase, with protein sequence MPQTCSTDLLVIGAGPAGYTAAIYAARANLSPVLVAGLQPGGQLMITTDVENYPGFGKGIQGPDLMMQMAEQAGNVGTRLIDDIIVSCDFSRSDGAGRFYATGDSGTLYEARTVIIATGAQAKWLGVPGEKEFQGSGVSACATCDGFFYRGKRVAVIGGGNTAVEEALYLTHHASHVTLIHRRDSLRAEKILQDRLHANPKISVIWNSAVERITGNGTPPVVTGLELRDTKTGAIHDIAVDGVFVAIGHAPTTAIFRDIVEIDTDGYIMTTPGSTRTSVPGVFAAGDVQDKIFRQAVTAAGTGCMAALEAERFLAATV
- a CDS encoding LysR family transcriptional regulator encodes the protein MDWDKLRIFHAVAEAGSFTHAGDVLNLSQSAVSRQISALEEALQVPLFHRHARGLILTEQGETLNQTVREVFSKLAMTQSLLTESKEKAAGRLRVTTTTGFGTCWLTPRLHRFMETNPDISITLILEDNDLDLGMREADVAVRMHPPRQPDLIQRHLADFPLPIYASQSYLNDYGTPRTLEELNAHKLILFGGYHPPVPHINWLAETGVPSDERRQARLEVNSLAAMAGAIAAGIGIGSIPLYAASQYPNLVKILPEVPLPTVDAYFVYPEELRTSKRVAVFRDFLLAEINARH
- the ihfB gene encoding integration host factor subunit beta, which produces MTRSELIAELAAARPHLPIREVERIVQVIFAEVSNALMRGDRVELRGFGAFTVKKRDARTGRNPRTGESVSVDEKVVPFFKAGKELRERVNRAHGTEE
- the sppA gene encoding signal peptide peptidase SppA — protein: MDTEPDIVLRATSLHRRLLLWRGGAVAFFVLACIVAVGRVSGGGWAAHRAPHLVHLKVQGIIGSDEHENIEALNRARDDDSVRGLVLEVNSPGGAVTGGETLHDAVAAFARRKPVVVSMGSVAASAGYMVSVPASRIFANRSSLTGSIGVILESPDVSTLLDRVGVHVDQLVSGPMKGQPSVVKPLSPEGRDMLQGVVSDLYGFFVNVVAQDRHMPVARVRELADGRPYTGQQAVPLGLVDEIGSMDDAREWLARKAHLSDTAKMVDIGPAATRSRWQRMIKGIASAVPGAEFVLKESSMLDGAVAIWKL